A region from the Dendropsophus ebraccatus isolate aDenEbr1 chromosome 1, aDenEbr1.pat, whole genome shotgun sequence genome encodes:
- the MEX3B gene encoding RNA-binding protein MEX3B, with protein MPSSLFADMERSGSGGGETLDDQRALQIALDQLSLLGLDNDESSIYENEPRKKSVNMTECVPVPSSEHVAEIVGRQGCKIKALRAKTNTYIKTPVRGEEPVFVVTGRKEDVAMARREIISAAEHFSMIRASRNKNALNGGSVPGPPNLPGQTTIQVRVPYRVVGLVVGPKGATIKRIQQQTHTYIVTPSRDKEPVFEVTGMPENVDRAREEIEAHIAVRTGGLIELTDENDFHANGTDVGFDLHGTGSLWSKPTPCLNSSSTGSRKAFSNYRNDSSSSLGSASTDSYFGGNNGTRLADYSPPSPALSFTNNGNNNNNVNGNGYVYASDSISPDCTELAFDSAFDPAPAPPGTALIWSQFERNGTSSASQSPPYQNNANGLLSNRRLNGVGCTAPPRLSPPLHGSSVVPEHPLARRVRSDPGGGLSYSSYPTMGSDSSSSSSSSSSSSSSSSSSSSSSSGMRRKGSRDCSICFESEVIAALVPCGHNLFCMECANRICEKNEPQCPVCHAEVTQAIRIFS; from the exons ATGCCCAGCTCGCTCTTTGCAGACATGGAGCGCTCCGGGAGCGGAGGGGGGGAGACTCTGGACGACCAGCGGGCTCTGCAGATCGCCCTGGACCAACTCTCCCTGCTCGGGCTGGACAACGACGAGAGCTCCATCTACGAGAACGAGCCCCGGAAAAAGAGCGTCAACATGACGGAGTGCGTGCCGGTGCCCAGCTCGGAGCATGTGGCGGAGATCGTGGGCAGACAAG GTTGTAAAATCAAAGCTCTGCGGGCGAAGACCAACACCTACATCAAGACCCCGGTCCGCGGGGAGGAGCCTGTCTTTGTTGTGACTGGGAGAAAGGAAGATGTAGCCATGGCCAGGAGAGAGATCATCTCGGCGGCAGAGCACTTTTCCATGATCCGAGCTTCTCGCAATAAGAACGCTTTAAATGGAGGCTCGGTGCCCGGACCTCCAAATCTTCCTGGGCAGACCACCATCCAGGTGCGGGTGCCCTACAGAGTGGTGGGACTGGTGGTGGGACCTAAAGGGGCTACGATTAAGAGGATCCAGCAGCAGACCCACACGTACATTGTCACCCCCAGCCGGGATAAGGAGCCGGTGTTTGAGGTTACTGGAATGCCGGAGAACGTGGATCGAGCTCGGGAGGAGATTGAGGCTCACATAGCTGTGCGCACTGGAGGGCTAATAGAGCTGACCGATGAGAATGACTTTCATGCCAATGGGACTGATGTTGGCTTTGATTTGCATGGCACAGGGAGCTTATGGAGCAAACCCACCCCGTGCCTCAACTCCAGCAGCACGGGGTCACGCAAGGCTTTTTCCAATTACCGCAATGACAGCTCCAGCTCCCTGGGCAGTGCCTCTACTGACTCTTACTTTGGGGGCAATAATGGCACTAGGCTGGCAGATTATAGCCCTCCCAGCCCTGCCCTCAGTTTTACCAACAATGGCAACAATAACAATAACGTGAATGGCAATGGATATGTGTATGCCAGCGACAGCATTTCTCCTGACTGCACTGAGCTGGCCTTTGACTCCGCTTTTGACCCTGCGCCAGCTCCACCTGGCACTGCTTTGATCTGGTCCCAATTTGAACGCAATGGCACAAGCAGTGCCTCCCAGTCTCCCCCTTACCAAAACAATGCCAATGGGTTGCTGTCTAACCGGCGTCTCAATGGGGTGGGCTGCACTGCTCCGCCCAGGCTCTCACCTCCCTTGCATGGAAGCAGCGTGGTCCCTGAGCATCCTTTAGCGCGTAGAGTGCGCAGTGACCCCGGAGGTGGCCTGAGCTACTCCTCCTACCCCACCATGGGCTCtgattcctcctcctcttcctcgtcctccagcagcagcagctcttcctcttccagctcgtcttcctcttcatcaggcatgagGAGGAAAGGCAGCCGCGACTGCTCCATCTGCTTTGAGAGTGAGGTGATCGCAGCCTTGGTACCCTGCGGCCACAACCTATTCTGCATGGAGTGTGCCAACCGCATCTGCGAGAAGAACGAGCCCCAGTGCCCAGTGTGTCACGCAGAAGTCACTCAGGCCATCCGCATCTTCTCCTAG